The proteins below come from a single Oncorhynchus gorbuscha isolate QuinsamMale2020 ecotype Even-year linkage group LG12, OgorEven_v1.0, whole genome shotgun sequence genomic window:
- the LOC123991417 gene encoding zinc finger CCHC domain-containing protein 2-like gives MLKTKLPVRTAEAGDDTAEEQPDLHIPRSVSPTISDRLEDSSRHPGYPSQLDKETVFEWFGLHLNPAKRIEFMCGLLHMCQPLELRFLGSCLEDLARKDYPILRDVEIRANCPNDLGILSDVIDPVVRSKLLVCLSLLRSDSKECAGILFQILNHMDPSLFYKNYPGYSVSPSGTRSILRVWTGKRSGEQSIFAGVQ, from the coding sequence ATGCTTAAAACGAAGCTGCCCGTGAGAACCGCGGAGGCAGGAGATGATACGGCGGAGGAACAGCCGGATCTCCATATTCCCAGATCGGTCTCTCCCACGATCTCCGACAGGCTCGAAGATTCATCCAGACACCCAGGATATCCATCTCAATTGGACAAAGAGACCGTTTTCGAGTGGTTTGGTTTGCATCTAAATCCTGCCAAGCGGATCGAGTTCATGTGCGGACTGCTGCATATGTGCCAGCCGCTCGAACTCCGGTTTTTGGGCTCCTGTCTGGAAGACTTGGCACGGAAAGATTACCCAATTCTACGGGATGTCGAGATCAGGGCGAACTGTCCGAATGATTTGGGCATTTTATCTGATGTTATCGACCCGGTGGTGCGCTCCAAACTGCTGGTCTGCTTATCTCTTCTGCGATCTGACAGCAAGGAGTGTGCGGGAATACTATTTCAGATATTGAACCATATGGATCCCTCCTTGTTCTACAAAAACTATCCCGGTTATTCTGTTTCTCCTTCAGGGACCCGTTCCATCCTTCGCGTGTGGACGGGAAAACGTTCAGGAGAACAGAGCATATTTGCGGGCGTCCAATAG